Proteins encoded in a region of the Coffea eugenioides isolate CCC68of chromosome 4, Ceug_1.0, whole genome shotgun sequence genome:
- the LOC113769296 gene encoding uncharacterized protein LOC113769296 gives MGDWVMDDEGIGWEALLNVIPNLGDDIDNMRLVEVPTLEEVKQVIFNMDGDNDVIVFANGGADSLKRVMQILECYQSDSGQLVNVQKSGYLVHHRIIVARKRVIERVTHFHKRELPVRYPGAPLFIGRAKEAYYSDLCQKVLDKVLSWKSRLLSSGGKLILIRHVLSSIPIHLLAVGVIPKGTFRLIERVCADFLWEAGDERKKFQWIRWRDLCFPTEEGGAGFRSLTDMYKAFSYKLWWNF, from the exons ATGGGAGACTGGGTGATGGATGATGAAGGGATCGGGTGGGAAGCT CTATTGAATGTTATTCCTAACCTCGGAGACGACATCGATAACATGAGACTGGTGGAGGTTCCCACTTTGGAGGAGGTGAAGCAGGtgatctttaatatggatggaGACA ACGACGTGATTGTTTTTGCCAACGGGGGTGCGGATTCGTTAAAGAGAGTCATGCAGATTTTGGAATGCTACCAGAGTGACTCTGGTCAGCTGGTGAACGTACAGAAGAGTGGGTACTTGGTGCACCATCGAATCATAGTAGCCCGTAAAAGGGTAATTGAGCGGGTTACTCACTTTCATAAGAGAGAGCTCCCGGTTCGGTATCCGGGGGCTCCGTTGTTTATTGGCAGAGCCAAGGAGGCGTATTACTCGGACTTGTGCCAGAAGGTTCTGGATAAGGTGCTCTCTTGGAAATCCCGTCTCCTATCATCTGGGGGAAAACTCATTTTGATTAGGCATGTTCTATCCAGCATCCCGATTCACTTATTGGCAGTGGGTGTCATACCAAAGGGTACTTTCCGACTGATTGAGAGGGTGTGTGCTGATTTTCTGTGGGAAGCTGGAGACGAGAGGAAGAAATTCCAATGGATCCGATGGCGGGACTTGTGCTTTCCCACAGAAGAAGGTGGAGCGGGATTTCGATCACTCACTGACATGTATAAAGCCTTTTCTTATAAATTATGGTGGAATTTTTGA